One window of the Triticum dicoccoides isolate Atlit2015 ecotype Zavitan chromosome 3B, WEW_v2.0, whole genome shotgun sequence genome contains the following:
- the LOC119277275 gene encoding uncharacterized protein LOC119277275: MFLSGILKYGERTWALKCASMDNLRSGMVTTPDPGPNYAKFMEEYRFTREAGLQAEIIIEPERRAGVTALAITEETVPYATVITEARCFFVTFKRLFVNLILSFQDRTMSQATFLRLMPEQAYKIIEIELSLMYDTRHSKAAVIHTWYGRLFRCVTLVSTMTACVLFNVLHKGRRGSYDGIDVLITNLLFGGALCLELSAIGMMLVSYWTYAALQGSICHWLSHLILRCIKYFRPESRAKWSNLMAQHNLISFCLQDKPTLVTKILGLLGLKGHWDSWLYIWHIDVSSELKISVFRELKDKALSIVDTESYRKFSNHRGQWALQCKGYYKELGWSVEAEFDESILLWHIATDLCFYSDDSNDDAKLTEYVSISRAVSNYMLFLLVARPFMLTAGIGQIRFGDTCAEAKNFLGREAARPDERAAARMVLEVNAEIAPRDVKGDRSKSVLFDACRLAKSLLELPPGKRWRLIRVVWVEMLCYAASKCRSNFHAKQLSNGGELLTVVWFLMTHLGMGEQYRIEAGHARAKLIVEKN, encoded by the exons ATGTTCCTGAGCGGCATTCTTAAGTACGGTGAGAGGACATGGGCGCTCAAGTGCGCGAGCATGGACAACCTGCGGAGCGGCATGGTCACGACGCCGGACCCGGGCCCCAACTACGCCAAGTTCATGGAGGAGTATCGCTTCACACGTGAGGCGGGGCTccaggcggagatcatcatcgagcCAGAGCGACGTGCTGGGGTCACCGCCCTGGCAATCACAGAGGAGACCGTGCCTTATGCCACGGTCATCACCGAGGCGCGGTGCTTCTTCGTGACCTTCAAGCGCCTGTTTGTGAACCTCATCCTCAGTTTCCAAGACCGTACCATGAGCCAGGCCACGTTTCTGCGGCTGATGCCGGAGCAGGCATACAAGATCATCGAGATCGAGCTGTCCCTCATGTATGACACCCGGCATTCCAAGGCGGCAGTGATACACACCTGGTATGGCCGCCTGTTCCGCTGTGTCACGCTTGTCTCCACGATGACAGCGTGCGTCCTCTTCAATGTGCTACACAAAGGTCGACGCGGGTCGTATGACGGCatcgatgtcctcatcaccaaTCTGT TATTCGGAGGAGCACTTTGCTTAGAGCTTTCTGCCATTGGTATGATGCTTGTGTCATACTGGACCTACGCAGCCCTGCAAGGTTCCATCTGCCATTGGCTGAGCCATCTGATCCTCCGGTGCATAAAGTATTTCCGGCCAGAAAGCCGGGCGAAGTGGTCCAATTTGATGGCGCAGCACAACCTCATCAGCTTTTGCCTCCAGGACAAACCAACGTTGGTCACCAAGATCCTGGGGCTGCTCGGGCTCAAAGGGCACTGGGACAGTTGGCTGTACATCTGGCACATAGACGTGTCGTCCGAGCTGAAGATCTCGGTGTTCAGGGAGCTGAAAGATAAGGCGCTCAGCATCGTTGACACCGAGAGTTACCGCAAGTTCAGCAACCACAGGGGCCAGTGGGCGCTCCAGTGCAAGGGCTACTACAAGGAGCTCGGCTGGAGCGTCGAGGCGGAGTTCGACGAGAGCATTCTCCTATGGCACATCGCCACGGACCTCTGCTTCTACTCGGACGACAGCAACGACGATGCGAAGCTCACCGAGTATGTCAGCATCAGCAGGGCGGTGTCAAACTACATGCTTTTCCTGCTCGTGGCGCGGCCGTTCATGCTGACTGCGGGCATCGGGCAGATCCGGTTCGGCGACACATGTGCGGAGGCCAAGAACTTCCTCGGGCGGGAGGCGGCACGGCCGGATGAGCGTGCCGCGGCAAGGATGGTGCTGGAGGTGAACGCGGAGATTGCGCCGAGGGACGTCAAGGGGGACAGGAGCAAGTCCGTGCTGTTCGACGCGTGCCGGCTGGCCAAGTCGCTGCTGGAGCTGCCGCCCGGCAAGAGGTGGCGGCTCATTCGCGTGGTGTGGGTGGAGATGCTCTGCTACGCCGCGAGCAAGTGCCGGAGTAATTTCCACGCCAAGCAGCTGAGCAATGGCGGCGAGCTGCTCACCGTCGTCTGGTTCTTGATGACGCACCTGGGGATGGGCGAGCAATACAGGATAGAGGCTGGGCATGCAAGAGCTAAACTAATTGTAGAGAAGAACTGA
- the LOC119277277 gene encoding uncharacterized protein LOC119277277, with the protein MSSWYDEDSSDEDINMVSLDQQLFETPDTVVEPSFCGSYTESEPTCMMHHQRPKKMVAFEGSLTGRRFLGCPMQQDEGVNCGVVEWVDGPWPEILQRCLTRIWDMYHEQNLGRVNDKQAHEKEVAKLQKEINFLSNNYSQLVEDVSNLFDYQDGKMSHDMDYTSQAINELAEKNKQLEDQAKIELSMEKLKLAKEQRCILQSQAEIIQNMRKAMKEVEGDRDLLKQEKKKLEYLIADLLNVGHDSKAKLERIKAIMNE; encoded by the exons ATGTCATCCTGGTATGACGAGGACAGCTCGGACGAGGACATCAACATGGTTTCATTGGATCAGCAGCTATTT GAAACCCCTGACACTGTGGTGGAACCATCTTTCTGTGGTTCTTACACTGAATCTGAGCCGACGTGCATGATGCATCATCAGAGGCCGAAGAAGATGGTGGCTTTTGAAGGTTCTTTGACTGGCAGGCGTTTCCTGGGTTGTCCTATGCAGCAG GATGAAGGTGTGAACTGTGGGGTTGTGGAGTGGGTGGATGGTCCTTGGCCAGAGATTCTACAAAGGTGCCTAACCAGGATTTGGGACATGTATCATGAGCAGAACTTGGGCAGGGTGAATGACAAACAAGCCCATGAGAAAGAGGTGGCCAAGCTACAGAAGGAAATTAATTTCCTGTCAAACAACTACAGCCAGTTGGTGGAAGATGTATCCAACCTATTTGACTATCAAGATGGCAagatgtctcatgacatggacTATACCAGTCAGGCAATcaatgaactagctgagaagaataAACAACTTGAGGATCAGGCAAAGATTGAGTTAAGTATGGAAAAGTTAAAGCTTGCCAAGGAGCAAAGGTGCATTCTTCAAAGCCAAGCAGAGATCATTCAGAACATGAGGAAGGCCATGAAggaagtggagggggacagggaccTACTTAAGCAAGAGAAGAAGAAGTTAGAGTATCTTATTGCTGATCTGCTCAATGTTGGGCATGACAGCAAAGCTAAGCTAGAGAGGATCAAGGCAATTATGAATGAGTGA